In a genomic window of Shouchella clausii:
- a CDS encoding Asp23/Gls24 family envelope stress response protein, producing the protein MTIEMKTELGTVDVSQDVVATIAGGAAIDCYGIVGMASQKHFKDGLAELLGKENFRRGVITREEGEELHIDMYIIVSYGTKISEVAHMVQTKVKYDLEKMLGLEVESVNIFVQGVRVANP; encoded by the coding sequence ATGACAATTGAAATGAAAACGGAGCTTGGTACAGTCGATGTGTCACAAGATGTGGTTGCAACGATTGCAGGAGGCGCAGCGATTGATTGCTACGGCATTGTCGGCATGGCCTCACAAAAACACTTTAAAGACGGGTTAGCGGAGCTGTTAGGAAAAGAAAACTTCCGTCGAGGTGTGATTACCCGTGAAGAAGGGGAAGAACTTCACATTGATATGTACATTATCGTAAGTTATGGCACAAAAATTTCAGAAGTCGCCCATATGGTCCAAACAAAAGTGAAATACGATTTAGAGAAAATGCTTGGGCTTGAAGTGGAATCGGTGAACATTTTTGTGCAAGGGGTTCGCGTCGCGAATCCTTAG
- a CDS encoding DAK2 domain-containing protein, whose amino-acid sequence MFIEGASELANKADVVDSLNVFPVPDGDTGTNMNLTITSGVKEIQKSQQGDVAEVASAFAKGLLMGARGNSGVILSQLFRGFSKAVERHSELTTEQFAKALQAGVATAYKAVMKPVEGTILTVAKDTAKAAEQAAKKETDFPSFLTTIIKAAERSLASTPDLLPVLKEVGVVDSGGQGLVYIYAGFLQALTGERKPSLLAEPSIGDLINAEHFHAQNAQSHMETGDIEFGYCTELMVRFDREKLEKQPFHEEAFREKLSEYGDSLLVVSDDDLLKVHIHAEYPGEVLTEAQAYGPLMQVKIENMREQHARLTTNDSHAGHAPATARPKAEFAIVTVAMGSGIEKLFKGLGADQVIAGGQTMNPSTEDIVQAIHKANAKQVIILPNNGNIVMAAKQAAEVSEADVEVVATKTVPQGLAALLAFNPSNSLQENAAAMAEAMKEVKTGELTYAVRDTQMDNQTINKGDFMGIADKKIIACGPRKQDVAKKLLDEMIDEEAEVLTIITGEDATADDTSQIEAYVNERHADMEVDIVEGGQPLYSYIFSVE is encoded by the coding sequence ATGTTTATAGAGGGGGCAAGCGAGCTAGCGAACAAAGCGGATGTAGTTGATTCGCTTAACGTATTCCCGGTTCCAGACGGGGATACGGGAACAAACATGAATTTGACGATCACTTCTGGCGTCAAAGAAATCCAGAAGTCGCAGCAAGGGGACGTGGCTGAAGTTGCTAGCGCTTTTGCGAAAGGGCTTCTAATGGGCGCACGAGGGAACTCAGGCGTCATTTTATCGCAATTGTTCAGAGGCTTTTCCAAAGCGGTGGAACGACATAGCGAGTTGACGACTGAACAATTTGCAAAAGCATTGCAAGCGGGTGTGGCCACTGCTTATAAAGCAGTAATGAAGCCAGTCGAAGGGACGATTTTGACTGTAGCGAAAGACACCGCTAAAGCAGCAGAGCAGGCAGCGAAAAAAGAAACGGACTTTCCGTCATTTTTAACAACGATCATCAAAGCGGCAGAGCGCTCTCTTGCAAGCACACCAGATTTGCTCCCTGTCTTAAAAGAGGTCGGCGTTGTCGATTCAGGCGGGCAAGGGCTTGTTTATATTTATGCTGGCTTTCTACAAGCGCTTACAGGCGAGCGGAAACCGAGCTTGTTGGCAGAGCCAAGTATAGGCGATTTGATTAATGCAGAGCACTTTCATGCGCAAAATGCCCAGTCTCATATGGAAACGGGCGATATTGAATTCGGCTATTGCACGGAGTTGATGGTGCGTTTTGACCGTGAAAAACTGGAAAAGCAGCCATTTCATGAAGAAGCTTTTCGAGAAAAATTAAGCGAGTACGGCGATTCCCTTCTTGTTGTATCAGATGATGATTTATTAAAAGTGCACATCCATGCGGAATATCCAGGCGAAGTGTTGACAGAGGCCCAAGCGTATGGACCACTCATGCAAGTGAAAATTGAAAATATGCGCGAGCAGCACGCACGCCTTACAACAAATGACAGCCACGCTGGGCATGCCCCAGCAACGGCACGGCCGAAAGCAGAGTTTGCGATTGTGACGGTCGCGATGGGTTCAGGAATTGAAAAACTGTTTAAGGGCCTTGGCGCTGACCAAGTCATTGCCGGCGGGCAGACGATGAACCCAAGCACAGAAGACATTGTCCAAGCTATTCATAAAGCCAATGCCAAACAAGTCATTATCTTGCCAAACAACGGCAATATTGTCATGGCTGCCAAACAGGCTGCAGAGGTAAGCGAAGCGGACGTTGAAGTCGTGGCGACGAAGACGGTTCCCCAAGGTTTAGCAGCGTTGCTCGCATTTAATCCATCAAACAGTTTGCAAGAGAACGCCGCCGCAATGGCCGAAGCGATGAAGGAAGTAAAAACGGGCGAGTTAACGTACGCAGTCAGGGATACGCAAATGGATAATCAGACGATTAACAAGGGCGATTTTATGGGGATAGCCGACAAAAAAATTATTGCTTGTGGCCCTCGTAAACAAGACGTGGCGAAAAAGCTCCTTGATGAAATGATTGATGAGGAAGCAGAAGTGCTGACGATTATAACGGGCGAAGACGCGACCGCAGACGATACAAGTCAAATTGAAGCTTACGTCAATGAGCGCCATGCCGACATGGAAGTCGATATTGTTGAGGGCGGACAGCCGTTGTACTCGTACATTTTTTCAGTCGAATGA
- a CDS encoding DegV family protein produces the protein MKIVTDSTADIPKELAEAHGITVIPLNVHFGNEQFEDGVTLTPPAFYQKLQQASEMPKTSQPSPNQFEELYRSLEKDGAKEIMSIHLSAKMSGTLQAALIAKESLKGELDVHVYDSKRASYAIGIIVVEVAKLAAKGATLAECQKRFEELLEQTTVYFLVDTLEFLEKNGRIGKASALIGTLLKMKPLLSLSEDGEVYAKEKVRGQKKAIAKMLALLEEGYGNKNVHVGISHAVNETLANELANEVKTRFQVQSLTVTEIGAVIGAHVGPGTVSLSMTEAEQK, from the coding sequence GTGAAAATTGTCACAGACAGCACGGCAGACATTCCTAAGGAGTTAGCAGAAGCACATGGAATTACCGTTATTCCGCTCAACGTTCATTTTGGCAATGAGCAATTCGAGGATGGTGTCACGTTGACACCGCCTGCATTCTATCAAAAATTGCAGCAAGCGAGTGAAATGCCGAAAACGTCGCAGCCATCGCCAAACCAATTTGAGGAATTGTACCGTAGCCTGGAAAAAGATGGCGCAAAGGAAATTATGTCGATTCATCTTTCTGCAAAAATGAGCGGTACGCTACAAGCGGCTCTAATTGCGAAAGAGTCCCTCAAGGGAGAACTGGATGTTCATGTATATGATTCCAAGCGCGCTTCGTATGCGATCGGAATTATTGTCGTTGAAGTGGCAAAACTGGCGGCAAAAGGGGCCACACTGGCAGAATGCCAAAAGCGCTTTGAAGAACTGCTTGAGCAAACGACTGTTTATTTCTTAGTGGACACGCTCGAGTTCTTGGAAAAGAATGGCCGGATCGGCAAGGCGTCTGCCCTTATTGGCACGTTGTTAAAAATGAAACCACTTCTTTCCTTGTCAGAGGACGGTGAAGTGTATGCCAAAGAAAAAGTAAGAGGGCAGAAAAAGGCAATCGCAAAAATGCTTGCTTTGCTTGAAGAAGGATACGGCAATAAGAACGTCCATGTCGGCATTTCCCATGCTGTCAATGAGACGCTTGCAAATGAGCTGGCCAATGAGGTGAAAACCCGTTTTCAAGTACAGTCGCTGACGGTTACAGAAATTGGCGCAGTCATTGGCGCTCATGTTGGTCCTGGGACGGTTTCGCTGTCAATGACAGAAGCGGAGCAAAAGTAA
- the sdaAB gene encoding L-serine ammonia-lyase, iron-sulfur-dependent subunit beta: protein MKYRTVFDIIGPVMIGPSSSHTAGAARIGKVARALFAEVPERADVHFYGSFAKTYRGHGTDVAVVGGLLDYETNDERIRDAFNHAKEAAMDVHLHEEEAVVHHPNTCRIKLTKGDKRLDLVGVSIGGGKIEIVELNGFELRLSGNHPAILVAHLDRYGVIAAVSNLLAKHQLNIGHMEVSRKEKGETALMVIEVDQNVDKALLLELERLPHITHVSKIHD from the coding sequence ATGAAATATCGGACGGTTTTTGATATTATCGGCCCTGTCATGATCGGCCCCTCGAGTTCTCACACTGCTGGAGCGGCACGGATTGGCAAAGTGGCGCGTGCCCTTTTTGCTGAAGTCCCTGAACGGGCAGATGTACATTTCTACGGCTCTTTTGCGAAAACGTACCGTGGGCACGGAACGGATGTGGCCGTTGTAGGTGGTTTGCTTGACTACGAAACAAACGACGAGCGCATCCGTGATGCTTTCAACCATGCAAAAGAAGCAGCAATGGACGTTCATCTCCATGAGGAAGAAGCCGTCGTCCACCACCCCAACACATGCCGGATCAAGCTAACAAAAGGCGATAAACGCTTAGACCTTGTCGGCGTTTCGATTGGCGGAGGCAAAATTGAAATAGTCGAGTTGAACGGATTCGAACTCCGTTTATCGGGGAACCACCCGGCTATATTGGTTGCCCATCTTGACCGTTATGGCGTGATTGCCGCAGTGAGCAACCTCCTTGCAAAACATCAATTGAATATCGGGCATATGGAAGTGTCGCGTAAAGAAAAAGGGGAAACCGCGTTAATGGTTATAGAAGTCGACCAAAATGTCGATAAAGCGCTGCTTTTGGAACTAGAGAGGCTCCCTCATATTACCCATGTCTCGAAAATCCACGATTAA
- the sdaAA gene encoding L-serine ammonia-lyase, iron-sulfur-dependent, subunit alpha, which produces MFKNVEELVTKAEQANMPISEVMITQEIEVTGRERRQIIEQMRGQLLVMEQAVERGIHEDVVSVSGLTGGDGKKLAAYVKNGTMIGGETTLLAVAGAMATNEVNAAMGTICATPTAGSAGVVPGVLFGVAHKLKPTEEQKLNFLFTSGAFGFVVANNASISGAAGGCQAEVGSATGMAAAALVELAGGTPRQSAHAMAIALKNMLGLVCDPVAGLVEVPCVKRNAAGASLAITAADMALAGIESRIPCDEVIDAMYKIGQTMPEALRETGEGGLAATPTGRKLEAEIFGRRTKQTK; this is translated from the coding sequence TTGTTTAAAAATGTCGAAGAATTAGTTACGAAAGCGGAACAGGCCAATATGCCCATCTCGGAAGTGATGATCACCCAAGAAATCGAAGTGACTGGTAGAGAGAGGCGCCAAATTATTGAACAGATGCGCGGGCAATTGCTGGTCATGGAGCAAGCAGTAGAACGGGGGATCCACGAAGACGTCGTATCCGTTTCTGGGCTGACTGGCGGTGACGGCAAGAAGCTGGCTGCTTATGTGAAAAACGGGACAATGATTGGCGGTGAGACGACACTTTTGGCTGTGGCGGGGGCGATGGCAACCAATGAAGTGAACGCGGCAATGGGGACAATTTGCGCGACGCCAACTGCAGGTTCGGCTGGCGTTGTTCCTGGTGTGTTGTTTGGTGTCGCCCATAAGCTGAAGCCTACGGAAGAACAAAAGCTCAACTTTTTATTTACAAGCGGCGCGTTTGGCTTTGTTGTCGCAAACAATGCTTCTATTTCCGGGGCTGCTGGCGGGTGCCAGGCCGAAGTAGGATCGGCAACGGGTATGGCAGCAGCAGCGCTAGTCGAACTGGCTGGCGGGACTCCTAGGCAAAGCGCCCATGCAATGGCAATTGCTTTAAAAAATATGCTCGGCTTAGTGTGCGATCCAGTTGCCGGCTTAGTCGAGGTGCCTTGTGTGAAGCGGAATGCTGCAGGCGCTTCCCTTGCAATCACGGCGGCGGATATGGCTTTAGCTGGCATCGAGAGCCGCATCCCTTGCGATGAAGTCATTGATGCCATGTATAAAATTGGCCAAACGATGCCAGAAGCACTGCGGGAGACAGGAGAGGGCGGACTTGCGGCAACGCCAACTGGCCGCAAGCTTGAAGCGGAGATTTTTGGTAGGAGAACGAAACAAACGAAATGA
- the recG gene encoding ATP-dependent DNA helicase RecG, translating into MSIGTLDVTAIKGVGEESGKLLNKMGIFTVGDLLEYFPFRYEDYALKQPTEAAHDERVTMAGKIQNEASVRYYGKNKNRLTFRIEVDGVLVTATFFNRAFLKSKLQPGMDVTVTGKWDAHRLTITGSELKFGIVEREGNLEPVYHSSGKVTSKALQKWIAAAFSAYGSQIEDPLPESIRKRYKLMGKGEALRHLHYPLNREATKQARRRYVYEELLLFQLKMRAFKEAIRNQQGGRQLDVKEDDIAAFTSLLPFPLTGAQQRAVADIVSDIRSPLRMNRLLQGDVGSGKTAVAAACMAGVVGAGGQCALMAPTEILAEQHATTIEAWFEPLGLKTALLVGSVKGKKRREVLEQIAKGEVDIVIGTHALIQEDVVFSTLSLVITDEQHRFGVEQRRILRDKGEHPDVLFMTATPIPRTLAISVFGDMDVSVLDEMPAGRKPIETYWVQHEMLERVLEFVRKEVKKGRQAYVICPLIEESEKLDVQNAIDFHSMLTAHFQGDAQVGLMHGRLQAAEKEAVMAAFARNELHILVSTTVVEVGVNVPNATVMVIYDADRFGLAQLHQLRGRVGRGDEKSYCILVAQPKTEVGKERMRIMTETSDGFVLSERDLELRGPGDFFGSKQSGLPDFKLADVVHDYRTLEAARQDADRIFKANVLKTDPEYRLLYDYLKKTGAFDEVKLD; encoded by the coding sequence ATGAGCATTGGCACGCTTGATGTAACAGCCATAAAAGGCGTTGGCGAAGAAAGCGGAAAATTGCTCAATAAAATGGGCATTTTTACAGTTGGCGATTTGCTTGAGTATTTTCCGTTCCGTTACGAGGATTATGCCCTCAAACAGCCTACAGAAGCAGCCCATGATGAACGTGTGACTATGGCGGGTAAAATCCAAAATGAAGCGAGCGTCCGCTACTATGGCAAAAATAAAAACAGGCTGACGTTTCGGATCGAAGTGGATGGCGTGTTGGTGACAGCCACTTTCTTTAACCGCGCGTTTTTAAAGAGCAAGCTTCAGCCTGGAATGGACGTGACCGTCACTGGGAAATGGGACGCGCACCGGCTGACCATTACAGGGTCTGAATTAAAATTCGGCATCGTTGAACGGGAAGGCAACCTCGAACCTGTTTATCACAGTTCAGGCAAAGTGACAAGCAAGGCATTGCAAAAATGGATTGCTGCCGCCTTCTCTGCGTACGGTAGCCAAATTGAAGACCCATTGCCTGAAAGCATTCGTAAACGCTATAAGTTGATGGGCAAAGGCGAAGCGCTCCGCCATCTTCACTATCCCCTCAATCGAGAAGCAACGAAGCAGGCAAGACGACGTTATGTGTATGAGGAGCTGCTTTTGTTTCAATTGAAAATGCGCGCTTTTAAAGAAGCGATTCGCAACCAGCAAGGCGGGAGGCAGCTTGACGTAAAAGAGGATGATATTGCCGCATTTACTTCTTTATTGCCGTTCCCCCTTACAGGCGCTCAACAGCGCGCGGTTGCTGATATTGTGTCAGACATCCGCTCACCGTTAAGGATGAACCGTCTCTTGCAAGGAGATGTTGGCTCAGGAAAAACAGCTGTTGCGGCGGCATGTATGGCCGGAGTTGTCGGAGCTGGCGGTCAATGTGCATTAATGGCGCCAACTGAAATTCTTGCTGAACAGCATGCTACAACGATTGAAGCGTGGTTTGAGCCACTCGGCCTAAAAACGGCGTTGCTCGTTGGCAGTGTCAAAGGCAAAAAACGCCGTGAAGTGCTTGAACAAATCGCCAAAGGAGAAGTGGATATTGTCATCGGCACACACGCCCTCATCCAGGAAGATGTTGTCTTTTCTACACTCTCCCTCGTTATTACCGATGAACAGCACCGTTTTGGGGTGGAACAGCGCCGCATCCTTCGCGATAAGGGCGAACATCCAGATGTATTGTTTATGACGGCCACGCCTATCCCACGAACGCTGGCGATTTCAGTTTTTGGTGATATGGATGTATCGGTGCTTGATGAAATGCCTGCTGGCAGAAAGCCAATTGAAACGTATTGGGTCCAGCACGAGATGTTAGAGCGTGTGCTTGAATTTGTGCGCAAAGAAGTCAAGAAAGGCCGCCAAGCGTATGTGATTTGCCCTCTGATTGAAGAATCCGAAAAGCTTGATGTGCAAAACGCAATTGATTTTCATAGCATGCTAACTGCCCATTTTCAAGGAGACGCCCAAGTTGGATTAATGCACGGGCGTTTACAAGCTGCTGAAAAAGAGGCAGTTATGGCCGCTTTTGCGCGCAATGAATTGCATATTTTAGTTTCAACAACGGTCGTCGAAGTTGGCGTCAATGTGCCGAATGCAACCGTTATGGTCATTTACGATGCCGACCGATTTGGCCTTGCCCAACTTCATCAATTACGAGGCCGCGTAGGACGAGGCGATGAAAAATCCTATTGTATTTTAGTTGCTCAACCGAAGACAGAAGTTGGCAAAGAACGGATGCGGATTATGACAGAGACAAGCGATGGTTTCGTTTTGTCAGAGCGAGATCTAGAATTGCGGGGTCCAGGTGATTTTTTTGGTTCGAAACAGAGCGGTCTTCCCGATTTTAAACTTGCTGATGTCGTCCACGATTACCGGACATTGGAAGCAGCGCGCCAAGATGCTGACCGTATTTTTAAAGCGAATGTCCTGAAAACAGATCCAGAGTACAGGTTGCTCTATGATTACTTGAAAAAAACAGGAGCCTTCGATGAAGTCAAGCTCGATTAA
- the fapR gene encoding transcription factor FapR → MKIKKKERQRLLMELLEGNPFMTDEELSAHFGVSIQTIRLDRMEQNIPELRERIKDVAYKQRDSVISLAPEEVFGEIVDLVLEERAISIFDVGPEHVFERSGIARGHHLFAQANSLAVALVNNEFVLTAKASIQFTRPVRVGERVVAKAEMAGKGSGRTRILVTSHVNQEVVFTGEFAMFQQNETEERPQQ, encoded by the coding sequence ATGAAGATAAAAAAGAAAGAACGGCAACGGCTGTTGATGGAGCTGCTTGAAGGGAACCCTTTTATGACCGACGAAGAGTTGTCGGCCCACTTTGGCGTCAGCATCCAAACGATTCGTCTTGACCGAATGGAACAAAACATTCCAGAACTACGGGAACGCATTAAAGACGTTGCCTACAAACAACGAGACTCGGTTATTTCTTTAGCGCCTGAAGAAGTCTTTGGCGAGATTGTCGATCTTGTCCTTGAAGAGCGTGCCATTTCCATCTTTGATGTTGGGCCGGAGCACGTGTTTGAAAGGAGCGGCATCGCCAGAGGCCACCATTTGTTTGCACAGGCAAATTCCTTGGCTGTAGCACTCGTGAACAATGAATTCGTCCTTACCGCCAAAGCGTCTATTCAGTTTACTAGACCCGTCCGTGTAGGCGAACGTGTCGTTGCGAAAGCAGAAATGGCTGGAAAAGGGAGCGGGCGTACACGGATTCTAGTGACAAGCCATGTAAACCAGGAAGTCGTGTTTACTGGTGAATTCGCGATGTTTCAGCAAAACGAAACGGAAGAGAGGCCACAGCAATGA
- the plsX gene encoding phosphate acyltransferase PlsX, producing the protein MRIALDAMGGDNAPKAHVEAAIRAVQAFPELEVTLIGNEEQIRPHLTDTTRLTVIHTTEKIEDTDKPTTAVRRKKEASMVLCVKEVKEGRADACISSGNTGALMTAGLLYVGRIKGVERPGLAPTLPTKDGNGFLLLDAGANMDASPEHLLQYAIIGDAYRRNVYQQKNPRIGLLNVGTEAGKGTELTKQAYQLLENSSLHFIGNVEARDLFAGVCDIVVCDGFSGNVVLKSVEGTAKMVFSLLKEQLTSSLPAKLAAGMLKPQFRNLKEKMDYSEYGGAGLFGLKAPVIKAHGSSDANAVFHAIRQAKEMVDNEVTRAITQKLENGGE; encoded by the coding sequence ATGAGAATAGCTTTGGATGCCATGGGGGGAGACAATGCGCCTAAAGCACACGTCGAAGCGGCGATTCGGGCGGTTCAGGCATTTCCAGAGCTTGAGGTCACCCTTATCGGCAATGAAGAACAAATTAGACCACATCTTACCGACACTACACGCCTAACTGTCATACATACGACTGAAAAAATCGAGGACACGGACAAGCCGACAACAGCTGTCCGCCGTAAAAAAGAGGCATCGATGGTGCTTTGTGTAAAAGAAGTAAAAGAAGGCCGCGCTGATGCGTGTATTTCTTCTGGAAACACAGGTGCGCTCATGACGGCAGGTCTTCTTTATGTCGGGCGCATTAAAGGCGTCGAGCGCCCAGGGTTGGCGCCAACGTTGCCAACGAAAGACGGCAATGGCTTTTTGCTCCTCGATGCTGGTGCCAATATGGACGCCAGTCCTGAACACTTGCTCCAATACGCAATCATCGGCGATGCGTATCGACGCAACGTCTATCAACAAAAGAATCCACGCATCGGCCTCCTGAACGTCGGCACAGAGGCTGGAAAAGGCACGGAGTTGACGAAACAAGCGTACCAGCTTCTTGAAAACAGCTCCCTTCATTTTATCGGCAATGTCGAAGCAAGGGATTTGTTTGCAGGCGTCTGCGATATCGTCGTTTGCGACGGCTTTTCGGGAAATGTCGTTTTAAAAAGCGTGGAAGGGACAGCGAAAATGGTCTTCTCACTGCTCAAAGAGCAATTGACAAGCTCATTGCCTGCTAAGCTTGCAGCGGGTATGCTCAAGCCCCAATTCCGCAATCTTAAAGAGAAAATGGATTACTCGGAGTACGGTGGTGCTGGGTTATTTGGCCTAAAAGCGCCTGTAATAAAAGCCCATGGCTCATCAGATGCGAATGCGGTTTTTCATGCAATACGCCAGGCGAAAGAAATGGTCGACAATGAGGTGACAAGGGCGATCACACAAAAATTAGAAAATGGGGGAGAGTAA
- the fabD gene encoding ACP S-malonyltransferase: MGKVAFLFPGQGSQKVGMGATLFAEDLMAKEVLERADQALGFPLSEIIEHGPEDKLKQTAYAQPALVTMSTAVLQLFRDADIQADFVAGHSLGEYSALVACKSLTFEDAVTLVHQRGTLMEEAVPQGQGAMAAVLGLNKEELEEVASEIAADGEVAELANLNCPGQIVLSGTAKGIEQAAVLAKQKGAKRVLPLAVSGPFHSSLMKPAANQFKQALEQTPFANPTVPLIANVTAEVTDAPEVIREQLAEQIYSPVRFEESVRRMIELGVDTFIEIGAGNVLCGLVRKIDRNLRTFAVSDRESFEKMAAALKGDKHSC, from the coding sequence GTGGGGAAAGTTGCCTTTTTATTTCCTGGACAAGGCTCACAAAAAGTTGGCATGGGAGCAACGCTTTTTGCTGAAGATTTGATGGCAAAGGAAGTGCTTGAGCGGGCTGACCAAGCGCTTGGTTTTCCTCTTTCAGAGATCATCGAACATGGACCAGAAGACAAGCTGAAACAAACGGCTTATGCCCAACCTGCTTTAGTGACGATGAGCACTGCAGTCCTCCAATTGTTCCGCGACGCTGACATTCAAGCAGATTTTGTTGCAGGCCATAGCCTAGGGGAGTATTCCGCTTTAGTGGCATGTAAGTCCCTTACATTTGAAGATGCGGTCACACTTGTTCATCAACGGGGGACACTCATGGAGGAAGCTGTGCCACAAGGACAAGGGGCGATGGCAGCGGTACTCGGCTTAAATAAAGAGGAGCTTGAGGAAGTGGCTTCCGAAATTGCAGCGGACGGCGAAGTTGCTGAACTTGCCAATTTGAATTGTCCAGGGCAAATTGTCCTGTCAGGGACTGCGAAAGGAATTGAACAAGCAGCAGTATTAGCAAAACAAAAAGGGGCCAAGCGTGTCTTGCCACTTGCCGTCAGCGGGCCATTCCATTCGTCGTTGATGAAGCCTGCGGCCAATCAATTCAAACAAGCATTAGAGCAAACGCCATTTGCCAATCCGACTGTTCCACTGATCGCGAACGTGACCGCTGAAGTGACAGATGCCCCTGAAGTCATTCGCGAACAGCTTGCCGAACAAATTTATTCACCAGTACGTTTTGAAGAGAGCGTACGCCGCATGATTGAACTCGGTGTCGACACATTTATTGAAATTGGCGCAGGCAATGTATTGTGTGGATTGGTTCGTAAAATTGACCGCAACTTGCGGACATTTGCTGTCAGCGACCGCGAGTCATTTGAAAAGATGGCGGCTGCGCTGAAAGGAGACAAGCATTCATGTTAA
- the fabG gene encoding 3-oxoacyl-[acyl-carrier-protein] reductase — MLTGKTAVVTGASRGIGKAIALELAAKGANIVVNYAGNRDRAEEVVANIKALGQEAFAYQADVASEREVAAMMKEAIGRFHSIDILVNNAGITRDNLLMRMKEDDWDAVIDTNLKGVFHCAKAVSRQMMKQRAGRIINVSSVVGVMGNAGQANYVAAKAGVIGLTKSLARELAGRGILVNAVAPGFITTDMTDELASETKEQLLKQIPLAKLGEPEDIARVVRFLASDDAAYLTGQTIHVDGGMVMP; from the coding sequence ATGTTAACAGGAAAAACGGCCGTTGTAACAGGCGCTTCACGTGGAATTGGCAAAGCGATCGCCCTTGAACTTGCTGCCAAAGGGGCGAATATCGTCGTCAATTATGCAGGAAATCGAGACCGTGCTGAAGAAGTAGTCGCCAACATTAAAGCGCTTGGCCAAGAGGCGTTTGCGTATCAGGCTGACGTTGCCTCCGAAAGGGAAGTCGCAGCGATGATGAAAGAAGCGATTGGCCGCTTTCATTCAATTGATATTTTAGTGAACAATGCCGGCATTACGCGCGATAACTTGCTAATGAGAATGAAAGAAGACGATTGGGATGCCGTCATTGATACCAACTTAAAAGGGGTGTTCCATTGCGCGAAAGCAGTCAGCCGGCAAATGATGAAACAACGTGCTGGCAGAATCATCAATGTCTCGTCTGTCGTTGGCGTAATGGGTAACGCTGGGCAAGCGAATTATGTTGCCGCCAAAGCAGGTGTCATTGGCTTGACTAAGTCTTTGGCGCGGGAATTGGCAGGGCGAGGCATTCTTGTCAATGCGGTGGCGCCCGGCTTTATTACGACAGATATGACAGATGAGCTAGCAAGCGAAACAAAGGAACAGCTGCTTAAACAAATCCCATTGGCGAAGCTTGGTGAACCAGAGGATATCGCTCGTGTTGTTCGGTTTTTGGCAAGCGATGACGCCGCTTACTTAACCGGCCAAACAATCCACGTTGACGGCGGCATGGTCATGCCTTAA
- the acpP gene encoding acyl carrier protein has translation MADVMERVTKIIVDRLGVEESEVKLESSFKEDLKADSLDVVELVMELEDEFDMEIADEDAEKIATVKDVVDYINNNQ, from the coding sequence TTGGCAGATGTCATGGAGCGTGTTACAAAAATCATCGTTGACCGTCTAGGTGTCGAAGAATCAGAAGTAAAACTAGAGTCTTCTTTTAAAGAAGATTTAAAAGCTGATTCTCTTGATGTCGTTGAGCTTGTTATGGAGCTTGAAGATGAGTTTGACATGGAAATTGCTGATGAAGACGCAGAAAAAATTGCAACGGTTAAAGATGTTGTCGATTACATAAATAACAACCAATAA